In Haloarcula sp. H-GB4, a single genomic region encodes these proteins:
- a CDS encoding glycosyltransferase family 4 protein — protein MRIGFISNVVYPFVRGGAEKRIHEIGTRLADGGHDVTIYGRHYWDGPAETTHEGMTLRAVAPEAELYEDDRRSITEAIDFAVRALPPLRRRLSDNEHDLVIASVFPYFPVHATKLASLGTSTPVVTTWHEVWGDYWEEYLGPLAPGGKLIERLTAKAPQHPIAVSGITADNLADIGLTRKHIEVVPNGLDTEQVRTATQPDSGYDIVFAGRLIEHKNVDILLEAFDRVADKHAVTLGIIGDGPERDRLDRKRSSLTHADRVSMLGFLDDYEDVLGHMRAADIFASPSTREGFGITFVEAMAADCTVIAASHPDSAADEVIGDAGFLVDPTVDSLTERLDAALGGERPSADPVERAEQYDWDAVADQAETVYQRAVDGSW, from the coding sequence ATGCGTATCGGTTTTATAAGCAATGTTGTCTACCCGTTCGTGCGTGGAGGCGCAGAGAAACGCATCCACGAAATCGGCACTCGCCTCGCCGACGGGGGCCACGATGTCACCATCTATGGTCGCCACTACTGGGACGGCCCAGCGGAGACCACACATGAGGGGATGACCCTGCGCGCGGTCGCGCCTGAAGCAGAACTCTACGAAGACGACCGGCGGTCCATCACCGAGGCAATCGATTTCGCAGTCCGCGCACTCCCACCGCTTCGCCGTCGTCTTAGCGACAATGAACATGACCTTGTCATTGCTAGCGTCTTCCCATATTTCCCAGTCCATGCCACGAAACTTGCTAGTCTCGGGACTAGCACGCCAGTCGTCACGACATGGCATGAGGTCTGGGGCGATTACTGGGAGGAGTACCTCGGACCGCTCGCTCCGGGTGGCAAACTCATTGAACGACTCACTGCCAAGGCACCCCAGCATCCGATCGCTGTTTCAGGAATCACTGCGGACAACCTCGCTGATATCGGCCTGACCCGGAAGCATATTGAGGTCGTACCCAACGGGCTCGACACCGAGCAGGTGCGGACTGCCACACAACCCGACAGTGGGTACGATATCGTCTTCGCCGGCCGGCTGATCGAGCACAAGAACGTCGATATCCTGCTGGAGGCGTTTGATCGAGTCGCCGACAAGCATGCCGTCACGCTCGGTATCATCGGAGATGGGCCTGAGCGTGACCGCCTCGACAGGAAACGCAGCTCACTGACCCACGCCGACCGCGTTTCGATGCTGGGATTTCTCGACGACTACGAGGACGTGCTCGGGCATATGCGCGCTGCTGACATTTTCGCGTCACCGTCGACGCGAGAAGGATTTGGAATTACGTTCGTCGAAGCGATGGCTGCTGACTGTACCGTGATTGCCGCTTCCCATCCGGATTCGGCGGCAGACGAAGTTATCGGTGACGCGGGCTTTCTCGTCGACCCAACCGTTGACTCGCTCACAGAGAGACTCGACGCCGCTCTCGGTGGCGAGCGCCCATCGGCTGACCCTGTCGAACGTGCGGAGCAGTACGACTGGGATGCAGTGGCTGATCAGGCCGAAACCGTCTATCAGCGAGCAGTTGACGGGTCGTGGTAA
- a CDS encoding endonuclease I, with translation MSTERGGHPHVRLEEKDDEIVDRYVEQGEPLQSIATDYGTVPEQIRYRLRESGIELRSTDGKAVDVGFSPHQISVIQGELLGDGCLFQRESGGCFFRLSNSVKEHTLRVEEKLPDGLFPENAPRSNTRADTFGPEYTMWILRSRLQPLFEEMYSDWYKKYDGKRRKVVPEDFQLDRTALLHWFWGDGCCSIRDSGAPRIIFSTHGFPESSVQTLQAELERFGYDNHTSKQEHVENGSGLGIQLSDISARNFLEDTRPRNSVMAYNYKFPVPDP, from the coding sequence GTGTCCACCGAACGAGGGGGCCATCCACACGTCCGGCTCGAAGAGAAAGACGACGAGATCGTTGACAGATACGTTGAACAGGGAGAACCGCTCCAATCGATTGCCACCGATTATGGTACGGTTCCGGAGCAAATTCGGTATCGCCTCCGAGAATCCGGTATCGAACTCCGGTCGACTGACGGGAAAGCTGTCGATGTCGGATTCAGTCCGCACCAGATCTCCGTGATTCAGGGAGAGCTCCTCGGCGACGGCTGTCTGTTTCAACGAGAATCGGGGGGTTGCTTTTTCCGGTTGTCGAACTCGGTCAAGGAACATACGCTCCGAGTCGAAGAGAAACTCCCGGATGGCCTTTTTCCTGAGAACGCTCCCCGCTCGAACACACGGGCAGATACATTCGGACCTGAATATACCATGTGGATACTCAGGTCCCGTTTACAGCCACTTTTCGAAGAGATGTATTCTGACTGGTATAAAAAATACGATGGTAAGCGTCGAAAAGTTGTGCCGGAGGACTTCCAACTTGACCGTACTGCGCTACTTCACTGGTTTTGGGGCGATGGCTGCTGTTCAATTCGAGACAGCGGTGCACCACGCATTATTTTCTCGACTCACGGCTTTCCGGAAAGCTCTGTCCAGACGCTTCAAGCCGAGCTCGAACGATTTGGCTACGATAACCACACAAGCAAACAGGAACACGTAGAGAACGGATCTGGTCTCGGCATTCAGTTAAGTGATATCTCCGCTCGGAATTTTTTGGAAGACACGCGTCCCAGAAACTCGGTGATGGCGTACAACTACAAATTCCCCGTCCCGGATCCGTAG
- a CDS encoding winged helix-turn-helix domain-containing protein has translation MAEIDLNPTDRAILDLLRDGRCTPSYIADEHGYSRQNVTNRLSRLVEHGYVRKVHTGLYELVDDPQADL, from the coding sequence ATGGCCGAAATCGATCTGAATCCGACCGATCGGGCGATCCTTGACCTCCTTCGTGACGGTCGGTGTACACCGTCGTATATTGCAGACGAACACGGGTACAGCCGACAGAACGTCACAAACCGACTCAGTCGACTCGTCGAACATGGGTACGTTCGGAAAGTCCACACTGGATTGTACGAACTCGTCGACGATCCGCAAGCAGATCTGTGA
- a CDS encoding sulfatase has translation MTDRDWKHVILLSADALRADHLSSYGYHRKTSPVLDELADESIRFGNAYSASSHTREAVPALLTGEYPDIAIDDGYRLATESVASTLSEAGFATAGFHSNPFVSRAYGFDEGFDHFDDDLHLGQHKLVALAQRALDKLRNRHYARADEINERSLEWLDSLDSGRSFFLWNHYMDTHGPYEPPGEYATRYADREVSGREAQKLYQRAIDDPESITDAERELLIDLYDAEIRYNDARIGEFLAALRERDLLEESLLIVTADHGDAFGEHGYYEHPRYLHDEITRVPLIVRPPGGAAEEVETPASTLDVGATIEAAVGSEATGDGVSLLGTLPDDRTVFSQARGEDEHGHLRRYASRTAEGACFCERDRESGTIEFGECAGSALREELEAHVDERVRVENGESVEDDEEVDEEIERRLDALGYK, from the coding sequence ATGACGGATCGGGACTGGAAACACGTCATCCTCCTCTCGGCGGACGCGCTCCGTGCGGACCACCTCTCCTCGTACGGTTATCACCGCAAGACCTCGCCCGTGCTCGACGAGCTGGCTGATGAGTCGATTCGGTTCGGGAACGCGTACAGCGCGAGTTCGCACACCCGCGAGGCGGTGCCCGCGCTGTTGACGGGCGAGTACCCAGATATCGCGATAGACGACGGGTATCGGCTCGCGACGGAGTCGGTGGCGTCGACGCTCTCGGAGGCGGGCTTCGCGACGGCCGGGTTCCACTCGAACCCGTTCGTCTCGCGGGCCTACGGCTTCGACGAGGGGTTCGACCATTTCGACGACGACCTCCATCTCGGCCAGCACAAACTGGTCGCGCTGGCTCAGCGGGCGCTCGACAAGCTGCGGAACCGCCACTACGCGCGGGCCGACGAGATCAACGAGCGATCGTTGGAGTGGCTTGACTCTCTGGATAGTGGTAGGTCGTTCTTCCTGTGGAACCACTACATGGACACCCACGGGCCGTACGAGCCGCCGGGCGAGTACGCGACGCGGTACGCGGACCGGGAGGTGTCCGGGCGAGAGGCGCAAAAGCTGTACCAGCGCGCGATCGACGATCCTGAGTCGATCACGGACGCGGAACGCGAGCTGCTGATCGACTTGTACGACGCCGAGATCCGGTACAACGACGCGCGGATCGGCGAGTTCCTGGCGGCGCTCCGGGAGCGCGATCTGTTGGAGGAGTCGCTTTTGATCGTCACCGCAGACCACGGCGACGCCTTCGGCGAGCACGGCTACTACGAACACCCGCGGTACCTCCACGACGAGATCACGCGGGTACCCCTGATCGTGCGTCCGCCCGGTGGGGCCGCGGAAGAAGTTGAGACACCCGCGAGTACGCTAGACGTGGGCGCGACAATCGAGGCGGCGGTCGGCAGCGAGGCAACGGGCGACGGCGTCTCGCTGCTCGGGACGCTCCCGGACGACCGGACGGTCTTCAGTCAGGCGCGCGGCGAGGACGAGCACGGCCACCTCCGGCGGTACGCGTCGCGGACCGCGGAGGGTGCGTGTTTCTGCGAGCGCGATCGGGAGTCGGGGACGATCGAGTTCGGGGAGTGTGCGGGGTCGGCCTTGCGTGAGGAGTTAGAAGCTCACGTCGACGAGCGGGTCCGTGTCGAGAACGGCGAGTCGGTCGAGGATGATGAGGAGGTCGACGAAGAGATCGAACGGCGGCTGGACGCGTTGGGGTATAAATGA
- a CDS encoding glycosyltransferase family 4 protein — translation MSESLRIAMIQDDWWPRTGGGPVHVKELSVALAERFDHTIDIYTRALKKDGSSHTKTETFANGKVRVHRLKPSTEYWNPIGRVASLGTPIPHLLTEEFDIVHGHTFLPAVPTRTAGTFTDAATVFTVHGTALNSGVGRDESALAGIKRRLERLFVLNFDYDHVISVNTEHLDLLGDHHEDLSCVPNGVNLERFDVDVDRRDEILFLGRLAPKKRVSDLIDAFARIADEIPETDLVIVGTGPKGDELKAQAAQTAVSDRIHFEGRVSDEAIPRYYRRARLFVLPSVWEGHPLTLLEAWAGEVPVITSDVEGIGEFVEHEETGYLVPSESPQELREAIRYALDNPEESRAWAANAYELVSDEYSWEGVADRTNRIYQDITSDR, via the coding sequence ATGAGTGAGTCGCTTCGGATCGCGATGATCCAAGACGACTGGTGGCCACGAACGGGTGGTGGACCGGTTCACGTGAAGGAGCTTTCAGTGGCGCTTGCAGAGCGATTTGACCACACCATCGATATCTACACCCGGGCGCTGAAGAAGGACGGTTCCTCTCACACGAAGACCGAAACGTTTGCCAACGGTAAGGTTCGCGTCCATCGACTGAAGCCGTCGACGGAGTACTGGAACCCGATCGGGCGGGTCGCGTCGCTGGGCACCCCGATTCCACACCTCCTCACCGAAGAGTTCGATATTGTTCACGGCCACACGTTCCTCCCGGCGGTCCCAACACGGACCGCGGGAACATTCACTGACGCGGCGACCGTCTTCACCGTTCACGGGACCGCGTTGAACTCCGGAGTCGGGCGCGATGAGTCCGCGCTCGCAGGCATCAAGCGGCGGCTGGAACGGCTCTTCGTCCTCAACTTCGACTACGATCACGTCATCTCGGTCAATACGGAGCACTTGGACCTGCTCGGCGATCACCACGAGGACCTCTCGTGTGTCCCGAACGGCGTCAATCTCGAACGGTTCGATGTCGATGTCGATCGACGCGACGAGATACTCTTTCTCGGACGACTCGCACCGAAAAAGCGGGTGAGCGATCTCATCGACGCGTTCGCTCGGATCGCCGACGAGATTCCTGAGACCGACCTCGTCATCGTCGGGACCGGCCCGAAGGGAGACGAACTCAAAGCACAAGCGGCACAGACCGCGGTCAGCGACCGAATTCACTTCGAGGGGCGCGTTTCTGACGAGGCGATCCCGCGGTACTACCGTCGGGCACGGCTGTTCGTCCTCCCGTCCGTGTGGGAGGGCCATCCGTTGACGCTACTCGAAGCGTGGGCCGGCGAGGTTCCGGTGATAACGAGCGACGTTGAAGGGATCGGCGAGTTCGTCGAACACGAGGAGACGGGTTACCTCGTTCCCTCGGAGTCTCCTCAAGAACTCCGCGAGGCGATCCGGTACGCGCTAGACAATCCGGAAGAGAGCAGGGCGTGGGCCGCGAACGCGTACGAGTTGGTCAGCGACGAGTACTCATGGGAAGGCGTCGCGGACCGAACGAATCGGATTTATCAGGATATCACGTCGGACCGCTGA
- a CDS encoding alkaline phosphatase family protein, with product MTDTAQTILIGLDGLGFEEIDPWLRDDSLETVYSLLKSGARSGFESTHPPWTPCAWPSFLSGRNPGSHGVFDFFTNDGYEKSLIDRPAVDAPYLFETAAEAGKTPIAINYPVTHPAPELERGAVVPGYLATEDVEFSPPELRDEYESEHGEYRIYPSYGTDDDPVAEYTEVARHRRDMARFLDERYDWDLMAVQFQVTDSIFHDLDDRDQIRRVLENVDEFVGDIIDLGGEDPLVLIASDHGMGDYDWTFYVNSWLAEHGYVETTTGEEQYFRQAKDDLKGETADEDGSTPVASVADTTVLALSTVGLSPRKIHRLLGTVGLDKAVERVLPEDFLVAAQNQVVDHENSTAYQLLFNSLGVHLNVEGRDPHGVVPQSDYEDVRSELIEELEAVRDPDGELVFDAVKPREEVYEGKHLDDAPDIALFPRDYRYDVSGSILDTFRRYPHKNHKPEGILIANRPLDTGDQAEIYDIAPTVAAELGIPVDSSTDGKVLTDTEETVERRDWDELVDDYADTSSQEDTSSVEDRLADLGYME from the coding sequence ATGACTGACACGGCTCAGACGATTCTTATTGGACTGGATGGATTAGGATTCGAGGAGATCGATCCGTGGCTACGTGATGATTCCCTCGAAACCGTCTATTCGCTATTGAAAAGCGGTGCTCGATCAGGATTCGAAAGCACCCATCCCCCCTGGACCCCCTGCGCGTGGCCCTCTTTCCTCAGCGGCCGTAACCCCGGAAGCCACGGTGTGTTCGACTTCTTTACGAACGACGGCTACGAGAAGTCCCTCATCGATCGACCCGCCGTCGACGCCCCGTATCTCTTCGAAACCGCCGCGGAAGCTGGGAAGACGCCGATCGCGATCAACTACCCCGTCACGCATCCTGCTCCCGAGCTCGAACGTGGCGCCGTCGTCCCCGGCTATCTGGCCACCGAAGACGTCGAGTTCTCGCCCCCCGAACTCCGAGACGAGTACGAGTCCGAGCACGGCGAGTATCGGATCTACCCCTCGTACGGCACTGACGACGATCCGGTCGCGGAGTACACGGAGGTCGCCCGTCACCGCCGTGACATGGCCCGCTTCCTCGACGAGCGCTACGACTGGGACCTAATGGCGGTCCAGTTCCAGGTCACCGACTCGATCTTCCACGACCTCGACGACCGCGACCAGATCCGACGGGTGCTCGAAAATGTCGACGAGTTCGTCGGCGACATCATCGATCTCGGCGGGGAGGACCCGCTGGTCCTCATCGCCTCGGACCACGGGATGGGCGACTACGACTGGACGTTCTACGTGAACTCGTGGCTCGCCGAGCACGGCTACGTGGAGACGACCACGGGCGAGGAGCAGTACTTCCGGCAGGCGAAAGACGACCTAAAAGGAGAGACAGCCGACGAAGACGGCTCCACTCCTGTCGCGTCCGTCGCCGATACGACGGTCTTGGCGCTCTCGACGGTCGGACTCTCTCCGCGTAAGATCCACCGGCTGCTCGGAACGGTCGGGCTTGACAAGGCCGTCGAACGAGTGCTCCCCGAGGACTTCCTCGTCGCCGCGCAGAATCAGGTCGTCGACCACGAGAACTCGACCGCCTACCAGCTTCTGTTCAACAGTCTCGGCGTCCATCTCAACGTCGAGGGACGCGACCCACACGGAGTCGTTCCCCAGAGCGACTACGAGGACGTTCGCTCCGAGCTTATCGAGGAGCTCGAAGCGGTCCGTGATCCGGACGGCGAACTCGTCTTCGACGCGGTGAAGCCGCGCGAAGAGGTCTACGAGGGGAAGCACCTCGACGATGCGCCGGATATCGCCCTGTTCCCCCGCGACTACCGCTACGACGTGAGCGGGTCCATCCTCGACACCTTCCGTCGATACCCCCACAAGAACCACAAGCCGGAAGGTATCTTGATCGCCAACCGACCGCTCGATACCGGCGATCAGGCCGAGATCTACGACATCGCGCCGACCGTCGCGGCCGAGCTCGGGATCCCAGTCGACAGCAGCACGGACGGAAAGGTCCTCACGGACACCGAAGAGACGGTCGAACGCCGCGATTGGGACGAGCTCGTCGACGACTACGCCGACACCTCGTCACAAGAAGACACGTCGAGCGTCGAGGACCGCCTCGCCGACCTCGGCTACATGGAGTAA
- a CDS encoding sulfatase-like hydrolase/transferase, translated as MRTVAPEYEFIDEVEAVYSVGSTSKEWMVNTFTEEHRTQINRTTQISSNAWVDSVLTEDVDFGFWSPTRGSFLESHPIFANLMSRPTLTKDDFAEFKSLSHLNEEYGVVPAETVTDHAIDTGRKSSPEKMLVHYMQPHAPYLRNTTQNGQEITSTEKDPFGELRSQGNKAEIFELYLDNLRYVLDSVELLLNNLDRERVLITADHGELFGEFGISNHIAGVPHPNLKKVPLVETSATDNQTYVPDTSDEVIQDSSVEDRLADLGYL; from the coding sequence ATGCGAACAGTCGCACCGGAATACGAATTCATTGATGAGGTTGAAGCGGTGTACTCCGTAGGAAGCACCTCAAAGGAATGGATGGTCAATACCTTCACAGAAGAGCATCGGACTCAAATAAATCGAACAACCCAGATCTCCTCTAATGCGTGGGTCGACTCAGTTTTAACTGAGGATGTTGATTTCGGATTTTGGTCACCGACACGGGGGTCTTTTCTCGAATCTCATCCCATATTCGCGAATCTGATGTCCAGACCGACTTTGACAAAAGACGACTTTGCGGAATTTAAATCTCTCTCGCATCTCAACGAAGAGTACGGAGTTGTCCCGGCTGAAACGGTGACTGACCATGCTATCGACACTGGGCGGAAATCATCCCCTGAGAAGATGCTCGTCCATTACATGCAGCCTCACGCGCCGTATCTAAGAAACACAACCCAGAACGGTCAAGAGATAACCTCTACCGAGAAAGACCCTTTCGGAGAACTTCGATCACAAGGAAACAAAGCCGAGATCTTCGAGCTATACCTAGACAACTTACGATATGTTCTGGATAGTGTGGAGTTGCTCCTAAACAACCTTGATCGTGAGCGAGTTCTTATCACTGCAGATCATGGTGAATTGTTTGGAGAGTTTGGTATTAGTAATCATATTGCGGGTGTCCCACATCCGAATCTTAAAAAAGTACCTCTGGTAGAAACGAGCGCCACAGACAATCAAACCTACGTGCCCGATACTTCGGATGAGGTAATTCAGGACTCATCTGTAGAGGACCGATTAGCGGATCTCGGCTATTTATAG
- a CDS encoding glycosyltransferase, with translation MNILGYFPGIDFSANEQFGRKVHLREFISNVKSNEGVTATFAIGNAPPSLFDGDPNIIELGHTNSILRQTTGEFYQAIYFSNVIRQNNIDLIYTRDSPYFAPLLMSVLSDTPLVVEANGVPENEGQNSIVSTARNKSFHTIRAVKRNHAKRIIAVSKSVENYLLSENSGYQTVTVSNGVNINKFDISTSVSPSEPYTLCYVGGLQEWQNIEKMIRVLSLIKKDIEFVVVGGTKKRIAALTETARAEGIKDSVTFVGRVSHDKVPELINESDICLGPFAKSRKASPLKIYEYLACGREVIVVNDDGLEEMDGLPGVHRFQYESNEVLASKVVDTLIGCSTNTDGRNMVVDQHSWKAVTDHILHECRKVVE, from the coding sequence ATGAATATTCTTGGATATTTTCCAGGGATTGACTTTTCCGCCAACGAACAGTTTGGAAGAAAAGTCCATCTTCGTGAGTTCATATCTAATGTAAAGTCTAACGAAGGGGTAACAGCCACGTTTGCCATTGGCAATGCACCCCCAAGCCTATTTGATGGTGATCCGAACATCATTGAATTAGGCCACACAAACTCAATACTGCGACAGACAACGGGCGAATTCTATCAAGCAATATATTTCTCCAATGTTATCCGACAGAACAATATAGACCTCATATACACCAGAGATTCGCCATATTTTGCGCCACTATTGATGAGTGTTCTCAGTGACACCCCTCTAGTTGTCGAAGCGAATGGGGTTCCAGAAAATGAGGGCCAGAATTCAATAGTTAGTACGGCTAGAAACAAATCATTCCACACAATACGTGCTGTAAAAAGAAATCACGCGAAGAGGATTATTGCTGTCTCTAAGAGTGTGGAAAACTATTTATTATCAGAAAATTCCGGTTATCAAACGGTCACTGTCTCAAATGGTGTTAATATCAATAAATTCGATATATCTACTTCTGTATCACCAAGCGAACCATACACCTTGTGTTACGTTGGTGGACTACAGGAGTGGCAAAACATCGAGAAGATGATCCGAGTCCTCTCTCTAATAAAGAAGGACATTGAATTTGTGGTTGTTGGCGGTACCAAAAAAAGAATAGCTGCCCTTACCGAAACAGCGAGGGCGGAAGGCATCAAAGATAGCGTCACATTTGTTGGTAGGGTGTCTCACGACAAAGTCCCGGAGCTGATTAATGAGAGTGACATTTGTCTGGGTCCATTTGCTAAGTCACGAAAAGCATCGCCGCTCAAGATCTACGAATACTTAGCCTGTGGACGGGAAGTGATTGTCGTGAATGATGATGGATTAGAAGAAATGGACGGTTTGCCGGGAGTGCACCGTTTCCAATACGAATCAAATGAAGTATTAGCTAGCAAGGTAGTTGATACCCTAATCGGGTGTTCAACAAACACAGATGGGAGAAACATGGTGGTTGATCAGCATTCTTGGAAGGCGGTAACAGATCATATTCTCCATGAGTGTAGAAAAGTGGTTGAATGA